GGGAGACGAGCTGCATCATGAAGCAGACCCAGTATTACTTCAGCACCGTCAACGCCACCTACAACGCCATCATCGACTGCGGCAACTGCTCTAGGTGGgtgcatcctgctgtgccacccctgggcagggctggggacacccccagggctgctttTGCCAAGATCCCCgtgcagcagcctgtgtgggGGCAATAGGAGATGCTGTGCAGCATTTGGGGGGACTGTGGAACCCGGAGGGGGACAAGAGGAGCAGTAGtgtccccatgggctgtgggtggtgGTGTCCCCAAGGATCCTCTGCATGGAACGAAGCCCTGGAAGCCCTTCAGTGCTGagtcccctgggcagcccctcagCATGGAGATGGGGATGGTATGGAGACcggggcagggaatggggataGCGATAAGATTGGGGACAAGGATGGGAATGCAGACAGGCATGAGGTTAGGGATAGGGATGAAGtttgggacagggatggggacgaGGACAGGGACAGTCATGAAACTGGGTctggggagatgctgctggttcagcctccccagagccacacgccagcagggctggcactggcgGCTGGGGGGGATTGGGTCACACTGGAGTCCCACTGCCTTCGCACCCCCAGGCTCTTCCATGCACAGAGACTGGCCAACACCAACCTGCTCTTCGTGGTGGCTGACaagcccctctgcagccagtGTGAGTCTGtcaagctgctgcaggcagaggtaAGAGGTATCCTTTGATGTCTCAGCTGCCTCTCACTGGGATGTGGTGGCGTGGGGGGGACAACATGGGGTCTGTGGGACAGGCAAAGGGATAAGGACCTGTGGAGTTATGGAGTTTGGTAGGGGTGGAGGGAGCTGGCCGGTGGCCAGAGGGTCTGAGGGTGCTCTGCAAGCCCCCAGTGCCCTGTTCCTGGTGGTTTCCTTGACGTGCGAAGCCCCCCCGAGGGACCCCAACCAGTGTGAGCTTGTGGACAGGCCCCGCTACCGGAAAGGCCCCCACATCTGCTTCGACTACAATGCAACAGTACgtggggagcaggggacagagctggggctggcccCGGGAAGGGGTGGGGGCAGTGGGTATCCTCTGGTGGGGGGAGCAGAGCCATGGGGGGTCCCCTGTGGGGTGCTCCCCTGGGGAAATTTGGGCAGTGGGTtccccctgggcagggcagtggaGCCATGGGGttcccaggggagcagagctcacCCCTGAGGGGGAAATGGAAAAGTGAGTGCCCCCCTGGGGGGAGCAGAGCCATGGGGTGTCCCTCAAGGGGAACAGAGCCATGGGGGGATCCCCGGggtgcagtgctgtgggggACCCCTCTGATGGGGGTTCGGAGCCCTGGGAGGGTAGGGAGGAGAGGTCGGGAGCCCTGGGTATTCCCTGGGGAGATCACAGCCAGGAGAGCAATGCCATGGAGTGCCCTCCcgggggaaggagcagagccacGGGGGTCCCGGGGGAAGCAGCACCAGGGGTCGTTCCTCCAGAGGGCAGGAGGCTCTCAGGactgcagggaggtggcaggtCCCTACCAGGGCAGTGGGTGCCCCTGGGGTGCCGAGGCACTGCCGGGGGTGCCCCATGGCCCCTCTCTCTTCACCCACTCAGGAAGATACCTCAGACTGTGGCCGAGGGgcttccttctccccctccctggggGTCCTGCTCtcgctgcagctgctgctcctctacTCCAGCACCAGCCGGCATCCACTGCCCCCGGCCGCCTGCCTTTAGCCCCCTGGCCGCCCTCGCCagctctcttttctttcaactTCCATCTCCATGCCCCACCCCGGCCCGGTGGGGCGGGAGCGCCGTCCCCTCCGCCGCCCCGGTGCCGCCCCGGTGCCGCCCCGCTCTCCCCGCCGGCCGCAGCCAAAGAGGAGCCGGGGCGCGGCCGGGGCTCCCCGGCACAGCGGGGACCGGGACGGGGCGCGACGCCCTCCCGGCCACTCGGACTTGGAACAGTGGCGTCGGTGTCCTCCCCCCGCGACCCCCCCATCCACCTCGCCTATTTTTTTAGCCTGAAGATTTTAAAGCAGATATTTCTACATCGAGTTTCCAACATTTTCATCTGGAGGCCGGCGGGGTTTGTTGTCAGCAAGGAGGacacatgggaaaaaaaaaaaaaaaaaaagaaagggaaaaaaaaaagggggcgGTGGGggttgggaggagaaagaaaagagataataaaaaaagaaaagaaaggagaaaagaaaagaaaagaaaaaagaaaaggaaaagaaaagaaaagaaaagaaaagaaaagaaaagaaaagaaaagaaaagaaaagaaaagaaaagaaaagaaaagaaaagaaaagaaaagaaaagaaaagaaaagaaaagaaaagaagaaaagagaaaaaggaagagaaaaaaaaaagggaaaaaaaaaaaagagagaaaaaataatccctgcggggtggggctggagcagacaGGGGCGGAGGGCAGTGGCCTTTGGCTGCGCCGGGGCGCGATGGAGCCCCCGGTCCCTGCGCTAGGCTCAGCCGTTCTTGGGCACAGATACTGAGgtgaaaggaggggaaaaaatgtattttgtttcttttccgTTCTGCAGATCACTGTGAATCCTGCCCGCTCAGCCctgccccccacccccagccccgcccGGACCCCCTTGCCCTGCCAAAGAAGCCGCCCTGGCCGGGGGGACGCGCCCTGTGCCCCCTGCGGGCCGTGCCGCACGTCCTCGAGTGCCAAACGGAGCGGGAGGTGCCACATGTCCCCGCAAGGGCCGTGCCAGGCGCCCACGCCGTCCCTCGGGCACCGGGGCAGCTCCCGGGGTCGGGGGGCGGGAGGTGCCCCGGGGGGCCGGGGCTCACGCGGGGCTGTTGTGTCCCCTCGGTCAATCCGCTGGGTGCCAAGGAGGGGGACGGCGTgtcagctcagccctggcaccccaCAGACCCCACTGCACCCCGCAAACCCAGCCAGAAGAGGTGCAGCGGGGCTGGAGGGGCCCGAGCAGGGTGACAGTGCCGCCCCTCCTCGCCCCCCGCTGCTCCCGGCAGTGCCGGGGGTCCCTGGGCAGCCTTGGGGACCCTCACCCCCCCGGGGCACCCCGCTCAGAGCCACCCCATCAACCGGGTCCAGGGGAGCCCCCTCAGCATGGCCACCCcgggggggctggggagggcgCCAGGCGCTAATTAATGCTGGGGTTAATTAATGGTCATTCTGCTTGTAGCTTTTTCAGTGTGTGTTTGGTTACTGTCTCTGGGAACCGTGTTTGAACAGATGGCTCTGTGTTACCGGGAGTGTGTGTACTTCTGTAGTCTAGTTAGGTGCTCTGCCAGAAAACCACCACTATACATAcctataaatatatacatatatagtCTATTTTAAGTTAAAAACCAATGAGACGAAGGGGCGGCGTGGCCCCGGGCCCCCCGTCCCACCGGGGtcacctcctgccctgtccccacccaaaagcttctctcttctcATTCAAAGGCATTGGGtttttaattgattttctttaatttatttttaatttctttgggtttctttccttttttttttttttttttttttgtacagaaGAGttggaaaactaaaaaaaaaaaaaaaccaacaaaaagacAATTTGTAAGATATCGTGCGTGTGACTccttgtaaaatattttcaaatggtTTATTACAGAGACTCAGTTATTAAATAATGTTCATATTTTCACTTCACAGGCGGTGGCTGCATCATTGCCCGGGGACGTGGGCATGGCTGGGGGGGCACAGCACGTGGGGGGCACAGGATATGGGGGGCTCCTGCCAGGTGGGACAGTGCCCTCACCtcgggggacagggacacgggacaGGCGGGGACACCGCAGGGCCGTGGGCTCAGAGCCCcgcacagagctgcacaggaggggctgggggacagcaggggctcAGCCCCCCCATCTTCCTGTGTCCCCGCAGGACAGTGTCACCCCTCCCACACCCCACACCCCACTCCATGCCCGTGTCTCGTGCCTGTGTCCCCACACCCACGTCCCCCTCTTTTAGGGGTGAatgtccccaggtgcccccGTGTTCATGCCACCCGTGTCCATATCCCCACTTCCCAGGATCTGTGCCCTCCATGTACGCATCCCCATGACTGTGTCCTTCATGTCCCTTAACCGTGTTCTGCCACCCCACTCCCCCAAGTCCCGCTGTGTCCATGTCCCCGCCTGCCTCCGTATCCCCCTGTGTCCGTGTCCCTCCCCCACGTCCTCCTGTTCCGGTGTCCTCCCATGTCCCTGTCTCCCCTCCGTGTCCTGTGTGTCCCGTGTGTCGCTCCGCGCTGCCAACGTGGCCGGACTACAAGTCCCGGCGTGCCCTGCGGCGCCCTGGCCCCGCCCCCGACCGCACCGCCCCTGCGCCCCCGTTCCGCGCATGCGCAGCGGCGCTGTTTGTCCGCGCCCGGCCTGGCCCAGCAGAGGGTCTGAGCGCGGCCTggcccgaggcggcggcggagggagggaccggggccggggccggccgggGGCTGCGCGGGGAGGCGGGCGGGTGGGGCCGGGCAGcccccgcggggccgccccgtcccgcccgcGGGGCCGAAGATGCGGCGGTACCTGCCCGTGGCCCGGCAGCACTTCCTGGCGGCGCTGGCCGGCACCAGCGTGGTGGTGAAGTCGCTGAGCGCCGCCGCGGTGCTGCTGTACCTGCTCTCCTTCGGGCTGGACACGGCCTACGGGCTGGGGGTGACGCCCGGCTACCTCCTGCCCCCCAACTTCTGGGTGTGGACGCTGCTGACGCACGGGCTGGTGGAGGAGCGCGCCTGGGGGCTGGCGGCCAGCCTGGCCACGCTGGGGGCGGCCGGGCGGCTGCTGGAGCCGCTCTGGGGCGCGATGGAGCTCCTGGTCTTCTTCGCCGTGGTGAACATCTCCGTGGGGCTCCTGGCAGCCCTCGCCTACTTCCTCACCTATGTGGCCTCCTTCCACCTCGACTATCTGTTCGCCGTCCGCATCCACGGCGGGCTGGGCTTCCTCGGGGGGGTCTTGGTGGCCCTCAAGCAGACGATGGGGGACAGCACCGTACTGAAGGTGCCTCAGGTCAGAATGAAGGCTGTCCCcatgctcctgctcctcctcctggctctgctgcgGCTCGCTGCCCTCGTCGAGAGCAATATACTGGCCTCGTACGGCTTcgggctcctctccagctgggTCTATCTGCGCTTCTACCAGCGGCACAGTAGAGGCCGCGGAGACATGAGCGACCACTTCGCCTTTGCCACTTTCTTCCCCGAGAtcctgcagcccgtggtggGTCTGGTGGCCAACCTGGTGCACAGCGTGCTGGTGAAGGTGCGGTTGTGCCGCAAGACCGTCAAGCGCTACGATGTGGGTGCCCCGTCCTCCATCACCATCAGCCTGCCGGGGACGGACCCCCAGGACGCCGAGAGGAGAAGGTAccccctgccccgccccgccctgcccATGAGGATCGTGTTtagggacagggagggcacgGTTCAAAGTGcaaggaggagaggggaggcGTAGGTGCAAGGGCTCAGGAGGGGCCTTCTCCATGTAGTCTGCTGAGGGCTGCCCTGACACGGAGGTGAGGAGGAGCATTTCAGGGAGCTGGTGGGAC
This portion of the Prinia subflava isolate CZ2003 ecotype Zambia chromosome 14, Cam_Psub_1.2, whole genome shotgun sequence genome encodes:
- the TMEM115 gene encoding transmembrane protein 115; translation: MRRYLPVARQHFLAALAGTSVVVKSLSAAAVLLYLLSFGLDTAYGLGVTPGYLLPPNFWVWTLLTHGLVEERAWGLAASLATLGAAGRLLEPLWGAMELLVFFAVVNISVGLLAALAYFLTYVASFHLDYLFAVRIHGGLGFLGGVLVALKQTMGDSTVLKVPQVRMKAVPMLLLLLLALLRLAALVESNILASYGFGLLSSWVYLRFYQRHSRGRGDMSDHFAFATFFPEILQPVVGLVANLVHSVLVKVRLCRKTVKRYDVGAPSSITISLPGTDPQDAERRRQLALKALNERLKRVEDQSAWPSMEDDEEEAAAAAKADSPLLPDSGAAGKSPGQESALISFQDAPAQL